One genomic segment of Ictalurus punctatus breed USDA103 chromosome 12, Coco_2.0, whole genome shotgun sequence includes these proteins:
- the evplb gene encoding envoplakin — translation MFKKKEGSLGQTPDLNVLVKRLQENSDQVEKNILFAEELLDEDSENGKRGLSLTRRMDTADNLAEAETLLKQLFMDVDKVKKLLHPQAAEIEQDVSNLHDRWSNNCRRYRDLYKQGLELDLSPQFNWPQLLAEKQRQIQKEHYGPNLPDVEKQIATHNILHKEIEAYHSQLDSEDMNQYSRLMEDSMRRKTYLSSLYDYILRCNKEISYLTEQQDRIRKNDWSDLIRDPAGLRADSERLKTNGILTHEAEVVKLKDEADSLVNTNHPGSQAIKKHNVEVQKEWNRFLKLYACQEIHLNNVEIYKKFQLDAETVSESLKRINSTMEPSLLSNMSNSQILMQLEGEERAVQRNERRLTELKEICTKVPPLPQRRAQYGKFPVVTLCDWNTDKASVIQGDKYTLVSSPREESWEVKNSLGETKVIPGVCFVIPPPDTEAIERAESLERDFAGLKRRRASLLASVKPSSVEVVKVVRSVSVSSVAEDSRPNAPSNRLDRLISDLLQLEKEVLGRLRTPLSRADHTGDLVARIRDHERAVTSLRKLEAEKTSLQREIEPLLSSNSLGPATVSYPPKLSTATNKIEDLNALTDLYGRKAGAVMSLENQIKNVGMTLIELEEQLARDTVILDKPGAIQDHINLLNSIYDDIAAQEEDIQKLNKDLELTVQLCGHLQKSFQEYCPDIHRQETEVRKLRNRYANINNQLQQRLALMKEVTNKYQSFKSIVRSLNVFMNDLPNNKILSVDTMTEITAKQNSQKWTVEELKRKSDDIGQIVSLSLELQTILKEYEAITYRYRNTIVSDETDMKKWQSLTFADAVQNKERSVVKRYHELMAENLQLLDQMGLAKNIINKNEVIVSRVTVYQQRELEEVDSLKKELADEISRRIHAENELDSFRIRLLSLKNRRGVERVEEKETVHYYRNPKLEADINIMKKKIDEEVSKHAVTHTEIEIVNKKIIAVEHDVSNIKPKLLTKVMTEYSRDPQLEKEIVFIREEMRKIREEIRIRETEIVQRTTEITFLEKKTPVFKERVIKKEVIKVEKDPEMLKAVIQFREELSDISLRSKSLSEEIFHLRSQINKLEIMIPTIQPKIVVKEVKKVEQDQELIKESKILRTSLEEIRQEISILIKEISTLQVNYSQIETVKQRVEVREIISEVYRIDPETEAEIRRLRKEIQEWVTKRTEIESKITVVMVDLKSLRSQKPRVEVRENVREIIKEERSPEIIHEITRLKEHLTRLQTTYQATLDKLTILRKQRDEWKVERSKVEIQVVTKEFIRYENDPLLEKEAEQLRKQVQEEHKICRIVEENIFDLRQKYILLEKQKVEEKIIYQEIVRFQKDPNQIIEHERLKKRLDVESKSRLELESEVKTWRAIVLELEKSMTQTDVRQKKILVETELRQIRSQILEFENAPPPEEKVIIEEVIKIERDAKMDKLISNLHIEIEEENKKVTAMERDIRNLKLRIDVLTKEKSVEKTIYKEIIRFEKDQTVEIERDRLRAQLTQLRSARRTQEEEIQRLNVKMTRIQTSVTNFSKEESTLISSRNALLKERDELLREFKRLETQRQEITITFQHETKILSEKTQVYKQKLLRLESEIQRIEMDILSEKERIQQKETIIIELQESLKKEDHSETHTSERSKSTRITILDPETGKDMSPYDAYMQGLIDRNHYIHLQTLECSWEEITSSGPNGETTILQDRKSGKRYSIQEALTEGRVTQYDFQQYKEGKIPISEFALKVAGEKHISEIKSTVKSTSSSTSVVNSYSSLNRQTSLSSSSSNLTTITNVDDSFPIAGIIDTTTKSRMSVRSAMTRKVIDPDTAQKLLEAQAATGGIVDINKKERHSVHKAAERGLIEPSQMSKLITAQKAFTGVEDPVTRQRLSAGEAAQKGYIPNENARRYMEAQLLTGGLVDPNKAGRISLQNAINANLIDQKTAKEIEDDDKMLKYLINPVTKSKMSYKEAMALCTKDQSTGLLLLPVASTDSPDSLLFSSYQVSSTFIR, via the exons gggccAGACACCTGACCTGAATGTGCTGGTCAAACGCCTGCAAGAGAATTCCGACCAGGTGGAGAAGAACATACTGTTTGCTGAGGAGCTGCTGGATGAG gaCTCAGAGAATGGGAAGCGGGGCTTGTCTCTGACTCGGCGGATGGACACAGCGGACAACCTGGCCGAGGCAGAGACATTGCTGAAGCAGCTGTTCATGGATGTGGACAAAGTGAAGAAACTGCTGCACCCACAAGCTGCTGAGATTGAACAGGA TGTGAGTAATCTGCATGACCGCTGGTCCAACAACTGCAGGAGGTATCGGGATCTGTACAAGCAAGGTCTGGAGCTAGATCTCTCTCCACAGTTCAACTGGCCTCAGCTGCTTGCTGAGAAACAG AGGCAGATCCAGAAGGAGCACTATGGCCCAAACCTGCCAGATGTGGAAAAGCAGATAGCGACCCACAACATCCTGCATAAAGAGATTGAAGCATACCACTCTCAGCTGGACTCAGAG GACATGAATCAGTACTCACGCCTCATG gaggATTCAATGAGACGTAAGACCTATCTGTCCTCTCTGTACGACTACATCCTGCGCTGCAATAAAGAGATCAGCTACCTGACCGAGCAGCAGGACCGCATCCGCAAAAACGACTGGAGTGACTTGATTAGGGACCCAGCCGGATTGCGTGCCGACTCCGAG AGGTTGAAGACCAATGGCATTCTGACCCATGAGGCTGAAGTGGTCAAGCTGAAGGACGAAGCAGACAGTCTGGTGAACACAAACCACCCCGGATCCCAGGCTATTAAG AAACATAACGTTGAAGTGCAGAAGGAGTGGAACCGATTCCTCAAACTCTACGCCTGCCAGGAGATCCATCTGAACAACGTGGAGATTTACAAAAAG TTCCAGCTGGACGCCGAGACGGTCTCCGAGTCTCTGAAGAGAATCAACAGTACCATGGAGCCGTCACTGCTGTCCAACATGAGCAACTCGCAAATCCTGATGCAGCTTGAG ggtgagGAGAGAGCGGTTCAGAGGAATGAGCGCAGACTGACCGAGTTGAAAGAGATTTGCACCAAAGTTCCTCCTCTGCCACAGCGCAGGGCTCAGTATGGCAAATTTCCTGTGGTGACCCTGTGTGACTGGAACACTGATAAG GCATCAGTAATTCAAGGGGATAAATACACTCTGGTGTCCAGCCCCAGGGAAGAATCATGGGAGGTGAAGAACAGCCTTGGAGAGACGAAAGTTATTCCTGGAGTGTGCTTCGTCATTCCTCCTCCTGACACAGAGGCCATTGAACGAGCTGAGAG CCTGGAACGGGATTTTGCTGGGCTGAAGAGGAGGAGAGCATCTCTGCTGGCCTCTGTAAAGCCCTCGAGCGTGGAGGTAGTTAAGGTTGTCCGAAGTG TGAGTGTGTCGAGCGTGGCTGAGGACTCTCGCCCTAATGCTCCATCTAACCGTCTGGACCGGCTCATCTCTGATCTCCTTCAGTTGGAGAAAGAGGTGCTTGGCAGATTAAGAACCCCACTGTCTCGAGCCGATCACACTGGAGACCTTGTAGCCCGAATCCGAGACCATGAG AGGGCTGTCACGTCTCTGAGAAAGCTGGAGGCAGAGAAGACGTCACTTCAAAGGGAAATCGAGCCTCTTCTATCCAGTAACTCTCTGGGCCCCGCCACAGTGTCCTACCCTCCTAAACTCAGCACTGCAACAAACAAGATTGAAGACCTCAACGCCCTCACCGACCTCTACGGCAGGAA GGCTGGTGCTGTTATGTCTTTGGAGAACCAAATTAAGAACGTAGGCATGACTCTGATAGAGCTTGAGGAACAACTGGCCAGGGACACGGTCATCCTCGACAAGCCTGGTGCCATTCAGGACCACATTAATTTGCTAAat AGCATTTACGATGACATTGCAGCCCAGGAGGAAGATATCCAAAAACTGAACAAGGACCTTGAGCTTACTGTTCAGCTGTGTGGTCATCTGCAGAAGAGTTTCCAAGAGTACTGCCCTGACATTCACCGACAGGAAACAGAAGTTAGAAAACTCAGGAACCGTTATGCTAACATCAATAACCAGCTACAGCAGAG ATTGGCACTGATGAAGGAGGTGACTAATAAGTACCAAAGTTTTAAGAGTATTGTCCGTTCCCTCAATGTCTTCATGAACGACTTGCCCAACAACAAGATACTTTCTGTAGACACCATGACAGAAATAACTGCCAAGCAGAACTCGCAGAAG TGGACCGTTGAAGAACTGaagagaaaatctgatgatattgGCCAAATTGTGTCCCTCTCTCTTGAGCTGCAGACCATCCTTAAA GAATATGAGGCCATTACCTATAGGTACCGCAACACTATAGTCAGTGATGAGACTGATATGAAAAAATGGCAGTCTCTCACTTTCGCTGATGCTGTCCAGAATAAG GAAAGAAGTGTTGTGAAACGATACCATGAACTGATGGCAGAGAACCTCCAACTTCTTGACCAAATGGGACTGGCCAAGAACATCATTAACAAG AATGAAGTCATTGTGAGCCGGGTAACGGTGTACCAGCAGCGAGAACTGGAAGAGGTGGACAGCCTTAAGAAGGAGCTGGCAGATGAGATCTCCCGACGTATTCATGCTGAAAATGAACTGGATTCATTCCGAATTAGGCTGTTGTCACTCAAAAACCGGCGTGGAGTGGAGCGGGTGGAAGAGAAAGAGACCGTGCATTACTACCGTAATCCCAAACTGGAGGCTGACATCAacataatgaagaaaaagatTGACGAAGAGGTCTCGAAGCACGCCGTAACTCACACCGAGATTGAAATAGTCAATAAGAAAATCATCGCCGTGGAGCATGATGTATCCAACATCAAGCCAAAGCTGTTGACCAAGGTGATGACGGAGTACTCAAGGGATCCTCAACTGGAAAAGGAGATAGTATTTATCCGAGAAGAGATGCGAAAGATAAGGGAGGAAATCAGAATACGGGAAACTGAAATAGTGCAGAGGACCACGGAAATCACCTTCTTGGAGAAAAAGACACCAGTGTTCAAAGAAAGAGTGATAAAGAAGGAGGTGATAAAAGTGGAGAAAGATCCTGAAATGCTCAAAGCTGTTATTCAGTTCAGGGAGGAACTCTCTGATATAAGCCTCAGATCCAAAAGTTTAAGTGAGGAAATCTTTCACTTAAGAAGCCAGATCAACAAACTGGAAATAATGATTCCCACTATCCAACCTAAGATAGTCGTGAAGGAGGTAAAGAAGGTAGAACAAGACCAAGAGCTCATTAAAGAGTCCAAGATCCTTCGTACAAGCCTGGAGGAAATAAGACAAGAAATAAGTATCTTGATTAAAGAGATTAGTACCTTACAAGTTAATTATAGCCAAATAGAGACAGTGAAACaaagggttgaggtcagggagaTCATCAGTGAAGTCTATAGGATTGACCCTGAAACTGAGGCCGAAATAAGGCGGTTGAGAAAAGAGATTCAGGAATGGGTAACCAAGCGTACTGAAATAGAGAGTAAGATAACCGTGGTGATGGTGGACCTTAAGAGTTTGCGTTCTCAGAAACCCAGGGTGGAAGTAAGAGAAAATGTACGGGAAATTATAAAAGAAGAGCGGAGTCCAGAAATTATTCATGAGATCACAAGGCTGAAAGAGCACCTGACCCGCCTGCAGACCACTTACCAAGCTACGCTGGATAAGCTGACCATTCTACGCAAACAGAGAGATGAGTGGAAGGTAGAGAGATCCAAGGTTGAGATACAAGTTGTTACAAAGGAATTCATTAGATATGAGAATGATCCTCTTCTGGAGAAAGAGGCTGAGCAATTGAGAAAACAGGTCCAGGAAGAACATAAGATCTGTCGCATTGTAGAAGAAAACATCTTTGACCTTCGCCAGAAGTACATCCTGCTGGAGAAACAGAAAGTCGAAGAGAAAATTATATACCAAGAAATTGTACGTTTCCAGAAGGACCCGAACCAAATTATTGAGCATGAACGGTTAAAAAAGAGGCTTGATGTGGAAAGCAAGTCTCGTCTGGAATTAGAGAGTGAAGTGAAGACATGGAGAGCCATTGTTTTGGAGTTGGAAAAGAGCATGACTCAGACAGACGTTCGGCAAAAGAAGATCCTTGTTGAGACAGAACTTAGACAAATCAGGTCTCAAATTCTTGAATTTGAGAACGCACCACCCCCTGAGGAGAAGGTCATCATTGAGGAGGTCATAAAAATAGAAAGAGATGCCAAAATGGACAAACTAATTAGCAATCTTCATATTGAGATTGAAGAGGAGAACAAGAAGGTCACTGCCATGGAAAGGGACATTCGAAACCTGAAGCTCAGAATAGATGTCCTTACCAAAGAGAAATCTGTGGAGAAGACTATCTATAAGGAGATAATCAGGTTTGAGAAAGACCAAACTGTCGAGATTGAGCGTGATCGTCTGAGAGCTCAATTGACACAACTCAGGAGTGCAAGACGGACTCAAGAGGAGGAAATCCAACGCCTCAACGTTAAGATGACCCGTATTCAAACCTCAGTGACAAATTTCTCCAAAGAGGAGAGCACGCTTATCTCAAGTAGGAATGCACTGCTGAAAGAGAGGGATGAGCTTCTTCGGGAGTTCAAGAGATTGGAAACTCAAAGGCAGGAGATTACTATAACATTCCAGCATGAAACCAAAATACTAAGTGAGAAGACTCAAGTATACAAACAAAAGTTATTAAGGCTGGAATCAGAGATACAGAGGATAGAAATGGACATCCtttctgagaaagaaagaatacaaCAAAAGGAGACCATCATCATTGAACTGCAGGAGAGCTTGAAAAAGGAGGATCATTCTGAGACGCACACGAGTGAAAGATCAAAATCGACTAGAATCACTATTCTGGATCCAGAGACTGGGAAAGATATGTCACCCTACGACGCGTATATGCAAGGTCTTATTGACCGGAACCACTATATCCATCTGCAGACACTTGAATGCAGTTGGGAGGAAATCACAAGTAGTGGGCCTAATGGTGAGACCACTATTCTACAGGATCGCAAGAGTGGGAAGAGGTACTCCATTCAAGAAGCACTGACAGAAGGAAGAGTGACCCAGTATGATTTTCAGCAGTATAAGGAGGGCAAAATTCCCATCTCAGAGTTTGCTCTGAAGGTTGCAGGAGAAAAGCACATAAGTGAAATCAAATCGACAGTCAAATCCACATCAAGTTCAACCTCTGTGGTAAATAGCTACAGCTCTTTAAACCGTCAAACCTCTCTATCCTCAAGCAGTAGCAACTTAACCACCATCACCAATGTAGATGACAGCTTCCCAATCGCTGGAATTATTGACACCACAACGAAAAGTCGCATGTCTGTGAGAAGTGCCATGACCCGTAAGGTGATTGACCCAGACACAGCTCAGAAGCTTCTGGAAGCACAAGCAGCCACAGGAGGGATTGTGGATATCAACAAGAAAGAGCGCCACTCTGTTCACAAGGCAGCAGAACGTGGCCTCATTGAACCAAGTCAAATGTCAAAGCTCATCACTGCCCAAAAGGCATTTACAGGTGTCGAGGACCCTGTAACCAGACAGCGCCTGTCAGCAGGGGAGGCAGCTCAAAAAGGTTATATCCCAAATGAGAATGCCAGACGGTACATGGAAGCACAACTTCTCACAGGTGGCCTGGTAGACCCCAACAAAGCCGGTCGAATTAGCTTACAGAATGCTATTAACGCAAACCTGATTGaccaaaaaacagctaaagagaTTGAAGATGATGACAAAATGCTGAAGTATTTGATCAACCCAGTTACGAAGTCTAAAATGTCCTACAAGGAAGCCATGGCACTGTGCACAAAGGATCAATCTACTGGACTCCTCCTGCTCCCAGTAGCATCTACTGACTCACCAGATTCCCTCTTGTTCTCCAGCTACCAGGTCTCTTCTACCTTTATTCGTTAG